CCGGCGGCGGCCAGGGAGTCCTTCATAAACTCTCTACGTGTCATGGCTGTTTTCATGATCCCTGCCCCTCCTCTCTCATGATCCGGATTGCCGTTTCTATGCCCCGCTTCATGCGCGCATAGGTTCCACACCTGCAAATTACATCGTCCATTGATTCAATGATTTCCTGCGGGTTTGGATTTGACCGTCCGTCGAGGAGAGCCGCAACCTGCATGATCACGCCGGGCTGGCAATACCCGCATTGAACGACCTGTTCCTTGATCCACGCCCGTTTAACAGGATGGTTATCGGGAAGCCCTTCGATGGTAGTGATCTTTTTCCCCTCCACTTCCTCTACCGTCAAGGTGCATGACCTCTCGGCCTTTCCGTCCACGTGTACCGTGCAGGAACCGCACTCCCCTATTCCACAGCCGAACTTGGTTCCCATCAGTCCCAAG
This sequence is a window from Deltaproteobacteria bacterium. Protein-coding genes within it:
- a CDS encoding (2Fe-2S)-binding protein yields the protein MVSLHVNGKDYRLDVPGDSSLLWVLRDHLGLMGTKFGCGIGECGSCTVHVDGKAERSCTLTVEEVEGKKITTIEGLPDNHPVKRAWIKEQVVQCGYCQPGVIMQVAALLDGRSNPNPQEIIESMDDVICRCGTYARMKRGIETAIRIMREEGQGS